A window of the Mesotoga prima MesG1.Ag.4.2 genome harbors these coding sequences:
- a CDS encoding pseudouridine-5'-phosphate glycosidase, translating to MNNVVALESTVIAHGLPRGVNFETALNMERAVRKNGGEPKTIGILNGEIIVGLREEQIMRLGTAPNVLKVGTAEIPYATAMKRDAATTVSATMAIAKRDGISVFATGGIGGVHRGKDWDVSQDIIELSRTSMIVVSAGVKSILDVPKTLEFLETFGVTLVGYKTDSFPLFHCSRSPYRVNLTINSPEEALLILKEKERLGIDGAVLVANPIPETDSMDYDDLSRLIETALSTAEARGVSGKALTPFLLSTIAELSNGKTLDANISLLINNAALAGQIAGSLGAEL from the coding sequence GTTGTTGCTCTCGAATCAACCGTGATAGCCCACGGTCTTCCAAGGGGTGTCAATTTCGAGACTGCTCTAAACATGGAGAGGGCAGTCAGAAAAAATGGCGGTGAACCGAAGACTATTGGAATTCTCAACGGAGAAATAATCGTTGGTCTTCGGGAAGAGCAGATAATGAGGCTGGGAACGGCTCCCAATGTTTTGAAGGTCGGAACGGCTGAAATTCCCTACGCCACAGCGATGAAGAGAGATGCAGCGACCACGGTAAGTGCCACGATGGCAATCGCAAAGAGAGATGGTATTTCGGTCTTCGCTACTGGAGGCATTGGTGGAGTTCATCGTGGTAAAGACTGGGATGTCTCTCAAGACATTATCGAGCTTTCCCGAACCAGTATGATCGTTGTATCGGCTGGTGTAAAGAGCATCCTCGATGTCCCTAAGACTCTTGAGTTTCTCGAGACTTTTGGTGTCACTCTGGTCGGTTACAAAACGGACTCATTCCCACTATTCCATTGCTCCAGAAGTCCCTATAGAGTCAACCTCACGATAAATTCACCGGAAGAGGCTCTGCTGATTCTAAAAGAGAAAGAGAGACTGGGGATCGATGGTGCGGTGCTTGTAGCGAACCCTATCCCAGAAACCGATTCGATGGATTACGACGACCTTTCCAGGTTAATAGAGACTGCTCTGTCAACTGCCGAAGCTAGGGGGGTATCCGGTAAGGCTCTGACACCGTTTCTCCTAAGCACTATCGCTGAGTTATCAAACGGCAAGACTCTCGACGCGAACATCTCTCTTTTGATAAACAATGCGGCCCTTGCTGGACAAATAGCGGGGAGCTTGGGAGCCGAACTATAA